The following proteins are encoded in a genomic region of Arcobacter suis CECT 7833:
- a CDS encoding FAD-dependent thymidylate synthase, with translation MIKMINKKENIFDDNIAFVENWDFSKANLNEENRILAITQVASICYQSPKALGSESLYNRLMAESQGLPSSSFEFVPVLLDPTNEKHKEILAPEFSNVKKFGEQICDGKYLLTNYRALVYDFENNPKAYSFDIRTIYNTLEECEIIKAHFKVFLYKVDFPTRSQMVRHRVNWQELSRRYVSGKRVPFDFYVSEKMKDVTSEAGTTQQILDICLEHYYKALEDGVKPQEARRIIPQAGYSQIWGGFQPTQLENYFKLRLDSHAQWEIRKTAEAMKELLA, from the coding sequence ATGATAAAAATGATTAATAAAAAAGAGAATATATTTGATGATAATATCGCTTTTGTAGAGAATTGGGACTTTTCAAAAGCAAACCTAAATGAAGAAAATAGAATATTAGCCATCACTCAAGTTGCCTCGATTTGTTATCAATCACCAAAAGCTTTAGGAAGTGAAAGTTTATACAATAGGCTTATGGCAGAATCTCAAGGTTTACCATCATCATCTTTTGAATTTGTACCTGTATTACTTGACCCAACAAATGAAAAACATAAAGAAATTTTAGCACCAGAATTTTCAAATGTAAAAAAATTTGGAGAGCAAATTTGTGATGGGAAATACCTACTTACAAATTATAGAGCTTTGGTTTATGATTTTGAAAACAATCCAAAAGCTTATAGTTTTGATATTAGAACTATTTACAATACACTTGAAGAGTGTGAAATCATAAAAGCACACTTCAAAGTATTTTTATATAAAGTTGATTTTCCAACTCGTTCTCAAATGGTAAGACACAGAGTTAACTGGCAAGAACTTAGTAGAAGATATGTAAGTGGGAAAAGAGTTCCTTTTGATTTTTATGTAAGTGAAAAAATGAAAGATGTTACTAGCGAAGCTGGAACAACTCAACAAATTTTAGATATTTGTTTAGAGCACTATTACAAAGCTTTAGAAGATGGTGTAAAGCCTCAAGAAGCCCGAAGAATAATTCCACAAGCTGGATATTCACAAATTTGGGGAGGTTTCCAACCAACTCAACTTGAGAACTATTTTAAACTAAGATTAGATTCTCATGCCCAATGGGAAATTAGAAAAACAGCAGAGGCAATGAAAGAACTTTTAGCTTGA
- a CDS encoding glutaminase — protein MNYQKILKEIENEIQPFLNEGKLANYIPALANVDDKKFAMSIQLFDGTSYHIGDSNLKFSIQSISKVFTFTLALNHYGKDLYKRVGHEPSGNPFNSLIQLEYENGIPRNPFINAGAIVTADSLVSIYKKNTFDNILDFIKKTSNDETIVYDEEIFKSELAHGFRNFALINMIKSFNNINNNIDDVIDTYFKQCSIMMNSSQLAKSMLFLANHGVHPLTNEEIITESKAKRINSLMLTCGHYDASGDFAYKVGLPGKSGVGGGIVAVVPKKMAICVYSPKLNLQGNSLVGTVALELFTTKTGLSIF, from the coding sequence TTGAATTATCAAAAGATTTTAAAAGAGATAGAAAATGAAATTCAACCTTTTTTAAATGAAGGAAAATTAGCAAACTATATTCCAGCTTTAGCAAATGTTGATGACAAAAAGTTTGCCATGTCAATTCAACTTTTTGATGGAACTTCTTATCACATTGGAGATTCAAATTTAAAATTTTCTATTCAAAGTATCTCAAAAGTTTTTACTTTTACCTTAGCTTTAAATCACTATGGAAAAGATTTATATAAAAGAGTTGGACATGAACCATCAGGAAATCCCTTTAACTCTTTAATTCAACTAGAGTATGAAAATGGCATCCCAAGAAATCCTTTTATAAATGCAGGTGCAATTGTTACAGCTGATAGTTTAGTTTCAATTTATAAAAAAAATACTTTTGATAATATTTTAGATTTTATAAAAAAAACTTCAAATGATGAAACAATAGTTTATGATGAAGAGATATTTAAATCAGAATTAGCCCATGGTTTTAGAAACTTTGCTTTAATAAATATGATAAAAAGTTTTAACAATATAAACAATAATATAGATGATGTAATTGACACTTATTTTAAACAATGTTCAATTATGATGAATAGTTCACAATTAGCAAAATCAATGCTTTTTTTAGCAAATCATGGAGTACATCCTTTGACAAATGAAGAGATAATAACTGAATCAAAAGCAAAAAGAATAAACTCTTTAATGTTAACTTGTGGTCATTATGATGCTTCAGGTGATTTTGCATATAAAGTTGGACTTCCAGGCAAAAGTGGAGTTGGAGGCGGAATTGTTGCAGTTGTTCCTAAAAAAATGGCAATTTGTGTTTATTCTCCAAAACTAAATTTACAAGGAAATTCCCTTGTTGGCACAGTTGCTTTAGAACTATTTACCACAAAAACTGGTTTGTCAATTTTTTAA
- a CDS encoding trimeric intracellular cation channel family protein, with the protein MSALEIADIIGIICFALSGFLISVHYKLDILGVFISSFLTALGGGMIRDVLADRTPYVFTTNLPVILVVATVVIALLFKLHKIDDLEGKTAFIISDAVGLVSFSITGSIVAIQNDFNFLGVLILAFLTAVGGGTIRDILINRIPSILVSEFYATVALIIASIIYVLELLQLRSLPTITIVFIFGVGLRLLAYYRKWHLPTLSKE; encoded by the coding sequence ATGAGCGCTTTAGAAATTGCTGATATTATTGGAATAATTTGTTTTGCACTGAGTGGATTCTTAATTTCTGTTCATTATAAACTTGATATTTTAGGTGTTTTCATCTCTTCATTTTTAACAGCCCTTGGTGGAGGAATGATTAGAGATGTTTTAGCTGATAGAACTCCTTATGTTTTTACAACAAATCTTCCTGTTATTTTAGTTGTTGCAACAGTAGTAATTGCTCTTTTATTTAAACTACACAAAATTGATGATTTAGAGGGTAAAACTGCGTTTATTATCTCTGACGCTGTTGGTCTTGTATCTTTTTCAATTACAGGTTCTATCGTTGCTATTCAAAATGATTTTAACTTCTTAGGAGTTCTAATTTTAGCTTTTCTAACAGCCGTTGGTGGGGGAACAATAAGAGATATTTTAATAAACAGAATTCCGTCTATTTTAGTATCTGAGTTTTACGCAACGGTTGCATTAATCATAGCTTCAATTATATATGTATTAGAGCTTTTGCAATTAAGAAGTTTACCTACTATTACGATAGTTTTTATTTTTGGTGTAGGATTAAGACTTCTTGCTTATTATAGAAAATGGCATTTACCAACTTTATCAAAGGAATAA